A window of the Wolbachia endosymbiont (group A) of Pogonocherus hispidulus genome harbors these coding sequences:
- a CDS encoding L-threonylcarbamoyladenylate synthase translates to MVSKIINAIQNNLLVCFPTETVYALACNALNNESIGKIYQIKKRSQNKPLSIFVSDICSLMRIAKLEKKYIGLVNHFSPGPITYILPLKNNNILPNEFFKDSIGIRIPEHPIAISILNKLKVPIVATSINISGKKSVCKADDIPQSIKQHLSAVIEDNELVSGIESTIIDLTEDKIKVLREGAILLQTVNNAFSN, encoded by the coding sequence ATGGTATCTAAAATAATAAATGCAATACAGAACAACTTGTTAGTGTGTTTTCCAACAGAAACAGTGTATGCTCTTGCTTGTAATGCATTAAATAATGAATCTATAGGAAAAATATATCAGATAAAGAAACGCTCTCAAAATAAACCACTGTCTATATTTGTTAGTGATATTTGCAGCTTGATGAGAATAGCAAAGCTAGAGAAAAAGTATATTGGTTTAGTAAATCACTTTTCTCCTGGACCAATTACCTACATTTTACCACTTAAAAACAACAACATATTGCCAAACGAATTCTTTAAAGATAGTATAGGCATCAGAATCCCTGAGCATCCTATTGCAATTTCAATACTAAACAAACTGAAAGTTCCAATAGTTGCAACTAGTATAAATATTTCAGGAAAAAAAAGTGTATGTAAGGCAGACGATATACCACAATCCATTAAGCAACATTTATCTGCAGTGATTGAAGATAATGAATTAGTTTCTGGTATAGAATCTACTATTATTGACTTAACCGAAGATAAGATTAAGGTTTTAAGGGAAGGTGCAATTTTATTACAAACAGTAAACAATGCATTTTCAAACTAA
- a CDS encoding VirB8/TrbF family protein gives MEDKLLESVKNKSYFSKAVEWYCHRYLFCVAERSWMALIVSLLLVCLCLLILNIYLLFPVKKDLNFVKYMNHTEDEFSVMHKLSFSKKEDEYTSTARYLISKYIEIYESIKIVEPKYQENFIRNNSIHKIYQGFQKKTNNEAVSSPSSKRKIANINVITLSIDRSTKDLVTFAGNATVVFTTEQNKEDTVEISFTLSNIKATLAGIIPFKFIVNGYKYRF, from the coding sequence ATGGAAGATAAATTGCTTGAATCAGTAAAAAACAAAAGTTATTTCAGTAAAGCAGTCGAATGGTACTGCCATAGGTATCTGTTTTGTGTAGCAGAAAGATCTTGGATGGCATTAATAGTATCGCTTCTCCTAGTATGCTTATGTTTATTAATATTAAACATATACCTGTTATTTCCTGTTAAAAAAGATTTAAATTTTGTGAAGTACATGAACCACACAGAAGATGAGTTCTCTGTAATGCATAAGCTTAGTTTCAGTAAAAAGGAAGATGAATATACTTCCACAGCGAGGTACTTAATAAGTAAATACATTGAAATATATGAGTCCATTAAGATCGTTGAACCGAAGTACCAAGAAAATTTTATAAGAAACAATTCTATACATAAAATCTATCAAGGCTTTCAGAAAAAAACGAACAATGAAGCTGTTAGTTCACCTTCATCCAAAAGAAAAATTGCCAACATAAATGTAATAACATTATCTATTGATCGATCGACCAAGGACTTAGTTACATTTGCTGGAAATGCTACTGTAGTTTTTACAACCGAGCAAAATAAGGAGGATACTGTGGAGATTAGCTTCACTTTGTCGAATATAAAAGCAACTCTGGCTGGTATAATACCATTTAAATTTATTGTTAATGGTTATAAATACAGATTTTAA
- the recG gene encoding ATP-dependent DNA helicase RecG yields MNLNEQPDILTFLSSKLENIPKFHSTILPKLCGGDKVMDLLFYRPLSYVDRSKSLPDAQAGEFVTFIAKVYEHQSPTFRGRPYKIVVESESQYMFIVFFNYSVKYLYKLFPVGAYVIISGKLEKFAEHWQITHPDYVSLDINQFKEIARIEPVYQLCRGITNKSIGNIISSNLKELPDLPEWIDDTLIKQKKWLSWRESIIKLHRPSSLVEAEVCRKRLAYDELFAYQLALKLARKNHVKERGREFIVLSKYKEQVLNELSFQLTNDQIRAIDEISERQKSKYRMISLLQGDVGSGKTVVALFAMLNVVENNMQAALMAPTTILAEQHYNWIEEVLSCTDIKVALLTGKTSRKERKIIMNELASGILNIVIGTHALFQANVTFKNLGLAVIDEQQRFGVMQRNRLVGKGENADILFVTATPIPRTLQQAMYGDVECSILKEKPKSRLPIKTVTMNISRVPDVIEKLKGAINRGEKAYWICPYIEENEETNIAAAEMRFQELQKTFFDRVGIIHGKLTQEQKDQVMFSFKRNEFSLLVATTVIEVGIDVPDATIMIIENAEQFGLSQLHQLRGRVGRGNKPSFCVLLYDNLSKSSSSKLKIMCESQDGFYIAERDMMLRGSGDILGTKQSGCMEFKFADLYQDKELLNLAYNNAKGATADFELLLDIFEYRSRLHFSKFQ; encoded by the coding sequence ATGAATCTCAATGAGCAACCCGATATACTGACTTTTCTGAGCAGCAAACTAGAGAATATACCTAAATTTCATTCCACAATATTACCTAAACTTTGTGGTGGGGACAAAGTGATGGACCTGCTATTTTATAGGCCGCTCAGTTATGTGGATAGAAGTAAGTCACTGCCCGATGCTCAAGCTGGAGAATTTGTAACTTTTATTGCAAAAGTTTATGAGCATCAGTCGCCCACTTTTAGAGGTAGACCATATAAAATAGTCGTTGAAAGTGAGAGTCAGTATATGTTCATAGTCTTTTTTAATTACTCAGTTAAGTATTTATATAAACTGTTTCCAGTTGGAGCCTATGTAATCATCAGTGGCAAACTCGAAAAATTTGCTGAGCATTGGCAGATTACTCATCCAGATTACGTGTCGCTTGACATCAACCAATTTAAAGAAATAGCTCGCATAGAGCCAGTTTACCAATTATGCCGTGGCATTACCAATAAGAGCATTGGGAACATAATAAGCTCTAACCTGAAAGAATTGCCTGATTTACCAGAGTGGATAGATGATACATTAATCAAGCAAAAAAAATGGCTAAGTTGGAGGGAAAGCATCATAAAGTTGCACAGACCAAGCTCATTGGTGGAAGCTGAGGTTTGTAGAAAAAGGCTTGCTTATGATGAATTATTTGCGTATCAGCTAGCGCTGAAGCTTGCAAGAAAAAATCATGTGAAAGAAAGGGGAAGAGAATTTATAGTATTGAGTAAATATAAAGAGCAAGTTTTAAATGAATTATCGTTTCAATTAACAAACGATCAAATTCGTGCAATAGATGAAATTTCAGAGAGGCAAAAATCCAAGTACCGCATGATAAGCTTGCTGCAAGGTGATGTTGGTAGTGGCAAAACCGTAGTTGCACTTTTTGCGATGCTAAATGTGGTAGAAAACAACATGCAGGCAGCTCTAATGGCACCGACTACTATCTTGGCGGAGCAACATTATAATTGGATTGAGGAAGTTTTATCCTGTACCGATATAAAAGTTGCGCTGCTTACTGGTAAAACTTCGCGCAAGGAAAGAAAGATTATTATGAACGAACTTGCAAGTGGTATTTTAAATATAGTGATTGGTACTCATGCGCTGTTTCAAGCTAACGTTACATTTAAAAATTTAGGGCTTGCAGTCATAGACGAGCAACAGCGATTTGGAGTGATGCAGAGAAATCGCTTGGTAGGAAAAGGAGAAAATGCCGATATACTTTTTGTTACTGCAACTCCCATTCCAAGAACCTTGCAGCAAGCTATGTATGGTGACGTTGAATGTTCAATTTTGAAAGAAAAACCAAAATCCAGATTGCCAATAAAAACTGTAACTATGAACATTAGTAGAGTGCCAGATGTTATTGAAAAGCTAAAAGGTGCTATAAACAGGGGCGAAAAAGCATATTGGATTTGTCCATACATAGAAGAAAACGAAGAGACCAATATTGCTGCAGCAGAGATGCGTTTTCAGGAATTACAAAAAACATTTTTTGATAGAGTCGGGATAATACACGGAAAATTGACTCAGGAGCAGAAAGATCAAGTTATGTTTTCCTTCAAAAGAAATGAATTTTCTTTGCTTGTTGCAACCACTGTGATAGAAGTTGGTATAGATGTGCCAGATGCAACCATTATGATTATAGAAAATGCAGAGCAATTTGGGTTATCGCAATTACATCAGTTAAGAGGCAGAGTAGGGCGAGGAAACAAGCCATCTTTTTGTGTATTATTATACGACAATTTAAGTAAAAGCTCATCTTCAAAGTTAAAGATCATGTGTGAGTCACAAGATGGATTTTACATTGCTGAAAGGGATATGATGCTAAGAGGCAGTGGAGATATTTTAGGCACAAAACAATCAGGATGTATGGAATTTAAATTTGCTGATTTATATCAGGACAAAGAGCTGCTCAATCTCGCGTATAATAACGCAAAAGGTGCAACGGCTGATTTTGAATTACTGCTTGATATATTTGAATATAGAAGTAGATTACATTTTTCAAAATTTCAGTAG
- the cgtA gene encoding Obg family GTPase CgtA, with protein MGFIDEVKLCLQAGNGGDGCASFRREKFVEFGGPNGGNGGKGGNIVFISDANLNTLLHFRYRRHIKADNGKSGASRDRSGTAGKDVILKVPVGTQIIDEESREVIVDLDKPDMEFQVAQGGKGGLGNTNFKSSTNKAPRHFTYGKPGEEKYVLLKLKVLSDVGIIGMPNAGKSKFLTRCSNSDTKVGDYPFTTVRPHLGVAKVDDSEIVIADIPGIITDAHLGVGLGHKFLKHIERCQILLHLIDVTHDNVVSAYSCIHNELELYNGDLVEKEEIVVLNKCDLLREAEILEKKNHLANYLNKEVLCLSINGDLQPILRLLSEKLKKSNSKEIDVYDPFKM; from the coding sequence ATGGGTTTTATAGATGAAGTAAAATTGTGTTTACAAGCAGGTAACGGTGGTGATGGCTGCGCAAGTTTTCGTCGAGAAAAGTTCGTTGAGTTTGGTGGGCCAAATGGTGGTAATGGAGGAAAGGGTGGAAATATAGTTTTCATCAGCGATGCCAATCTCAACACTTTGCTTCATTTTCGTTATAGGAGACACATTAAAGCAGATAATGGAAAAAGTGGTGCAAGCAGAGATAGATCTGGCACAGCAGGGAAAGACGTCATACTAAAAGTTCCAGTTGGTACACAGATAATTGATGAAGAAAGCAGAGAGGTGATAGTGGATCTTGACAAGCCTGACATGGAATTTCAAGTAGCACAGGGTGGAAAAGGTGGACTTGGAAATACTAACTTTAAATCTTCTACTAATAAGGCGCCAAGACATTTTACTTACGGTAAGCCTGGTGAAGAAAAATATGTGTTATTAAAACTAAAGGTTTTGTCAGATGTTGGCATTATTGGCATGCCGAATGCAGGTAAATCAAAATTTTTGACTCGCTGCTCAAATTCCGATACAAAAGTAGGCGATTATCCATTTACCACCGTAAGACCCCACTTAGGCGTGGCAAAAGTAGATGATAGCGAAATTGTGATAGCAGATATTCCTGGAATAATTACTGATGCTCACCTTGGAGTTGGGCTCGGACATAAATTTTTAAAGCACATAGAAAGGTGTCAAATTTTACTTCATTTAATCGATGTAACTCATGATAACGTTGTTTCGGCTTATAGTTGTATCCATAATGAATTGGAACTTTACAATGGTGATCTTGTTGAAAAAGAAGAGATTGTAGTATTAAACAAATGCGACTTGCTGAGAGAAGCAGAAATTCTGGAAAAGAAGAATCACCTAGCCAATTATCTTAATAAAGAAGTGCTGTGCTTATCAATTAATGGTGATTTACAGCCTATTTTAAGATTATTAAGTGAAAAATTGAAAAAGAGTAATTCTAAGGAAATCGATGTATATGATCCTTTTAAGATGTGA
- a CDS encoding DNA polymerase III subunit delta': MRKVIGHNQAKKKLMNNLSVQSWLICGKKGIGKATLAKSFSNWLLIKSYNEVALDLHIVEGDTIGIEKVREMKNFLHLSPIQSEHKIAIIDSLEAMTNNAKNAILKILEEPPKNSKIFIISHKPYDIQTTIQCRCFQLNLLPLTYDETKQVASSQCKFDDQTFDEMITLFPGMPGMIINAISSDAYEAYKCFYKFLHDLKNPNMINKVINSEIELELASYIIQAFILESIKREVNGVEILLGQWKKIDELFVVAKQLHLDKKHVLANVVNIMT; encoded by the coding sequence ATGAGAAAAGTAATAGGTCACAACCAGGCCAAAAAAAAATTAATGAACAACTTATCTGTTCAGTCTTGGCTGATCTGTGGTAAAAAAGGTATAGGAAAAGCAACACTTGCAAAATCCTTCTCCAATTGGTTACTCATAAAAAGCTATAATGAAGTAGCATTGGACTTACACATTGTTGAAGGTGATACTATCGGAATAGAAAAAGTCAGAGAAATGAAAAACTTTCTACACTTAAGTCCCATTCAATCAGAACACAAAATAGCTATAATAGATAGCTTAGAGGCAATGACTAATAACGCTAAAAACGCAATATTGAAAATATTAGAAGAGCCGCCAAAAAATTCTAAGATATTTATAATTAGCCATAAGCCATATGATATACAAACTACTATCCAGTGTAGGTGCTTTCAGCTAAATTTACTTCCATTAACTTATGACGAAACAAAGCAAGTTGCTTCATCTCAATGTAAATTTGATGATCAAACGTTTGACGAAATGATTACTTTATTTCCTGGAATGCCAGGAATGATAATAAATGCAATAAGTAGTGATGCTTATGAAGCATACAAATGCTTTTATAAATTTCTTCATGATTTAAAGAATCCCAATATGATTAATAAAGTAATTAATAGCGAAATCGAACTAGAACTAGCATCATATATAATTCAGGCCTTCATTTTAGAAAGCATAAAGAGAGAGGTAAATGGTGTTGAAATTTTACTAGGTCAGTGGAAAAAAATAGATGAACTTTTCGTTGTTGCTAAGCAACTTCACTTAGATAAAAAGCATGTTTTAGCTAATGTAGTTAATATCATGACATAA
- a CDS encoding proton-conducting transporter membrane subunit, translated as MDYILMYLSLPFSITENYLLITALIPLLSALAIFFTGKWPRVNNSITVTSSVFLFTYTCLCTLYWVYGDHSQFILMDFGNNLHISLKLESTGVIFSLLISFLWILTSIYAICYMQNNYADSNHSSFLCFFSISISCAMFIAFSGDLLTTFVFYELLTISTYPLVTYNSTNESMIAGRYYFGVLFFSSLVLFFPAIGLLYNEFHTLDFVSGGIFKFDTSLITFIAVCFAMLIYGIGKAALMPMHFWLPKAMVAPTPVSALLHAVAVVKSGVFIIIKVILYTFGVDNMQRFVQQNWFAGGWLPYAAGFTIITASLIALKQKELKKLLAYSTISQLSYIILFASIFSELSMRVAIFQLVCHAFAKITLFFVAGAIITKIGEKYIDKIHGIGRSMPISMTAFAIGALSMIGVPPAPTFWGKFLIFQAVFNSGNVILSVFVTLVLIVSTILNALYFLPIIYNAFFLKPSQNYFIKKTPILLVLPPVITATCTLVIFFSYQVIF; from the coding sequence ATGGACTATATTTTAATGTATCTTTCCTTACCATTTTCAATTACTGAGAATTATTTATTAATTACTGCGTTGATTCCGCTTTTAAGTGCGTTAGCTATTTTTTTTACTGGTAAATGGCCCAGAGTGAACAATAGTATTACTGTCACTTCTTCTGTATTTCTGTTTACGTATACGTGTCTGTGTACTTTATATTGGGTATATGGTGATCATTCTCAATTTATTCTCATGGATTTTGGTAATAATTTGCACATTAGTTTAAAGCTAGAGTCTACCGGAGTAATATTCAGTTTATTAATATCGTTTTTATGGATACTAACCAGTATATATGCAATATGTTATATGCAGAATAACTATGCTGATAGCAATCACTCAAGTTTTCTATGCTTTTTTTCAATATCGATTAGCTGTGCAATGTTTATTGCTTTTTCTGGAGATTTGCTCACTACATTTGTTTTTTATGAGCTTCTAACTATTAGTACATACCCTCTGGTTACTTACAACTCAACAAATGAATCAATGATTGCAGGACGCTATTACTTTGGCGTGCTATTTTTCTCTTCTTTGGTATTATTTTTTCCTGCAATAGGCCTTTTATATAATGAATTTCATACTTTAGACTTTGTAAGTGGTGGAATATTCAAATTTGATACTTCACTCATCACTTTCATTGCAGTGTGTTTTGCTATGCTGATTTATGGAATAGGAAAAGCTGCATTAATGCCAATGCATTTTTGGTTACCAAAAGCAATGGTTGCACCAACTCCTGTGAGTGCACTATTACATGCTGTTGCTGTTGTGAAATCCGGAGTTTTCATCATCATAAAAGTTATATTATACACTTTCGGCGTCGATAACATGCAACGTTTTGTGCAGCAAAATTGGTTCGCTGGAGGGTGGCTTCCGTACGCTGCTGGATTTACTATTATTACTGCATCATTGATTGCATTAAAGCAAAAAGAATTAAAGAAATTGCTTGCTTATTCTACCATCTCTCAATTGTCGTATATTATATTATTTGCTTCAATTTTTAGTGAGCTCAGCATGAGGGTTGCAATTTTTCAATTAGTTTGCCACGCATTTGCAAAAATCACTTTGTTTTTCGTTGCCGGAGCAATAATAACGAAAATAGGTGAGAAATATATAGATAAGATTCACGGTATAGGACGCAGTATGCCAATTAGCATGACAGCATTTGCTATAGGTGCATTGTCTATGATAGGGGTGCCACCTGCTCCGACTTTTTGGGGTAAATTTCTCATTTTTCAAGCTGTTTTCAACTCTGGCAATGTAATACTTTCTGTGTTTGTAACTCTAGTGTTAATTGTTAGTACTATACTTAACGCTCTGTACTTTTTACCGATAATTTACAATGCCTTTTTCTTAAAACCTTCTCAGAATTACTTTATTAAAAAAACGCCAATTCTTCTAGTTTTGCCTCCAGTTATTACCGCTACATGCACTTTGGTTATTTTTTTTAGCTACCAAGTAATATTTTAA
- the eno gene encoding phosphopyruvate hydratase, with the protein MKKIINNVFAREILDSRGYPTVEVEIELCDGAIGRASVPSGASTGKLEALELRDQDEKRYCGKGVLKAVQAVNGVITDKIIGMNAADQNAIDKALIELDGTKNKFKLGANATLGVSLAVAKAAANSFKIPLYRYLGGEQMSVMPVPLINIINGGVHADNKLNFQEFMILPVGAETFSEAIRISAEVFHNLRSILKKKGYSTNVGDEGGFAPNIESTEEALDLIIYAIESAGYSTKCDFALGLDVASSTFYEDGIYKFENKELTSKELTEYYCDLVERYPIISIEDAMSEDDYEGWKLLTAKLGSKIQLVGDDLFVTNCELIGKGIEEKMANAVLIKPNQIGTLTETFAAIEMAKSNNYKAVISHRSGETEDTTISHIAVASNCGQIKTGSLSRSDRLAKYNELIRIEGTLGKNAKYYRGLAWVL; encoded by the coding sequence ATGAAAAAGATAATCAACAACGTATTTGCAAGAGAAATTTTAGATAGCAGGGGTTACCCCACTGTTGAGGTGGAAATTGAACTCTGTGATGGAGCAATAGGTAGGGCATCTGTACCTTCTGGAGCTTCAACCGGTAAATTAGAAGCCTTGGAACTCAGAGACCAAGATGAGAAAAGGTATTGTGGTAAGGGAGTGCTGAAAGCTGTTCAAGCTGTAAATGGAGTGATAACAGATAAAATCATTGGAATGAATGCAGCGGACCAAAATGCAATTGATAAAGCATTAATTGAACTGGATGGAACAAAAAATAAATTTAAACTTGGAGCAAATGCAACTTTGGGTGTGTCTCTTGCGGTTGCAAAAGCAGCAGCAAACAGTTTCAAAATACCGTTGTATAGATATTTGGGAGGAGAGCAGATGAGTGTTATGCCGGTTCCACTCATTAACATAATTAATGGTGGAGTACATGCAGACAATAAGCTCAATTTCCAAGAATTCATGATTCTTCCGGTCGGTGCTGAGACTTTCAGTGAAGCAATCAGAATATCTGCGGAGGTGTTTCATAACTTACGTAGCATTCTTAAGAAAAAAGGTTATAGCACAAACGTAGGAGATGAAGGTGGTTTTGCACCAAATATTGAAAGTACTGAAGAAGCACTTGACTTGATCATATACGCTATAGAATCGGCAGGTTATTCAACAAAATGTGATTTTGCACTAGGTCTTGATGTTGCTTCATCTACTTTTTATGAAGATGGAATTTACAAATTTGAAAATAAAGAGCTTACTTCAAAAGAATTGACTGAATACTATTGTGACCTTGTGGAAAGATATCCAATAATTTCTATAGAAGATGCAATGAGTGAAGACGACTATGAAGGTTGGAAATTACTTACTGCAAAATTGGGGAGTAAAATTCAATTGGTTGGGGATGATTTATTTGTTACAAATTGTGAACTAATAGGCAAAGGAATAGAAGAAAAAATGGCAAATGCTGTACTGATCAAGCCAAATCAAATAGGGACGTTAACAGAAACTTTTGCTGCTATTGAAATGGCAAAATCAAACAACTACAAAGCTGTTATTTCTCACCGCTCAGGTGAAACAGAAGATACAACAATATCCCACATAGCAGTTGCATCAAATTGTGGGCAAATAAAAACCGGGTCGCTATCGCGTTCTGATAGACTCGCAAAATATAACGAGCTAATAAGAATAGAGGGCACATTAGGAAAAAATGCTAAATATTATCGCGGGTTAGCATGGGTTTTATAG
- the miaA gene encoding tRNA (adenosine(37)-N6)-dimethylallyltransferase MiaA, translating into MKNNIVIITGITASGKSELCDNLIEKYNNISIINCDSKQVYEEIPIITAQPPKQEVFYKLYGYVSAKENYSVGLWLEDLEKEVNHALENAQIPIITGGSGLYISSLIKGLSSMPQISQKVRKNVSELRKNLSKEEFYKLVLSKDPRIQGKVFMNDSHRLSRALEVITETGKTIFVWQENRQPPLFDNFKIYTILPKREDVYQKINSRFIKMIENGAIDEVKKLLSMNLAPHLPAMKAHGVPEIVKYLKGEITLDEAIQIAQTNTRHYAKRQYTWFKNQFPNAEVIDCANKLTALEIF; encoded by the coding sequence ATGAAAAATAATATAGTAATTATTACAGGAATTACAGCTTCAGGTAAATCAGAATTATGTGATAACCTGATAGAAAAATATAATAACATCAGCATAATAAATTGTGATTCAAAGCAGGTATATGAAGAAATTCCCATAATTACTGCTCAACCACCAAAGCAAGAAGTATTTTATAAACTATATGGTTATGTTTCAGCAAAAGAAAATTATTCCGTGGGTCTATGGTTAGAGGATTTAGAAAAAGAAGTTAATCACGCATTAGAAAATGCTCAAATACCTATCATCACTGGAGGAAGCGGGCTTTACATCAGCAGTTTAATCAAAGGCTTATCATCAATGCCACAAATAAGTCAGAAAGTAAGGAAAAATGTAAGCGAATTAAGGAAAAATTTAAGTAAAGAGGAGTTTTACAAATTAGTGCTAAGCAAAGATCCAAGGATTCAAGGTAAAGTATTCATGAATGACTCGCACCGCCTTTCAAGGGCACTTGAAGTTATCACTGAAACTGGTAAGACAATCTTTGTATGGCAAGAAAATAGACAGCCTCCTTTATTCGATAATTTTAAGATATATACAATTTTGCCTAAACGTGAGGATGTATACCAAAAAATAAATTCTCGTTTTATCAAAATGATCGAAAATGGAGCAATTGATGAAGTAAAAAAGCTACTTAGTATGAACTTAGCTCCACATTTGCCAGCTATGAAAGCACATGGAGTGCCAGAAATTGTAAAGTATTTGAAAGGTGAGATTACTTTAGACGAAGCGATACAGATTGCTCAAACAAACACAAGACACTACGCAAAACGCCAGTACACTTGGTTTAAAAATCAATTTCCAAATGCTGAAGTGATTGATTGTGCAAATAAGTTGACAGCGCTTGAGATATTTTGA